From a single Tursiops truncatus isolate mTurTru1 chromosome 20, mTurTru1.mat.Y, whole genome shotgun sequence genomic region:
- the BIRC5 gene encoding baculoviral IAP repeat-containing protein 5 isoform X2 produces the protein MSTPSLPPAWQLYLKDHRVSTFKNWPFLEGCACTPERMAAAGFIHCPTENEPDLAQCFFCFKELEGWEPDDDPIEEHKKHSSGCAFLSVKKQFEELTLSEFLKLDKERAKNKIAKETNNKQKEFEETAKKVRCAIEQLAASE, from the exons ATGAGTACCCCGTCGTTGCCCCCGGCCTGGCAGCTCTACCTCAAGGACCATCGTGTCTCCACATTTAAGAACTGGCCCTTCTTGGAGGGCTGCGCCTGCACCCCGGAGCGA ATGGCCGCGGCCGGCTTCATCCACTGTCCAACTGAGAACGAGCCCGACTTGGCTCAGTGTTTCTTCTGCTTCAAGGAGTTGGAAGGCTGGGAGCCAGATGACGACCCTAT AGAAGAACATAAAAAGCATTCATCTGGTTGTGCTTTCCTTTCTGTCAAGAAGCAGTTTGAAGAATTAACCCTCAGCGAATTTTTAAAACTGGATAAAGAAAGAGCCAAGAACAAAATT gcaaaggaaaccaacaataaacagaaagaatttgaagaaactGCAAAGAAAGTCCGCTGTGCCATTGAGCAGCTAGCTGCCTCGGAGTGA
- the BIRC5 gene encoding baculoviral IAP repeat-containing protein 5 isoform X1, producing MSTPSLPPAWQLYLKDHRVSTFKNWPFLEGCACTPERMAAAGFIHCPTENEPDLAQCFFCFKELEGWEPDDDPIEEHKKHSSGCAFLSVKKQFEELTLSEFLKLDKERAKNKIVCITGNKKQAQILFGIFNAKLPSPPQALHRRLSSAKETNNKQKEFEETAKKVRCAIEQLAASE from the exons ATGAGTACCCCGTCGTTGCCCCCGGCCTGGCAGCTCTACCTCAAGGACCATCGTGTCTCCACATTTAAGAACTGGCCCTTCTTGGAGGGCTGCGCCTGCACCCCGGAGCGA ATGGCCGCGGCCGGCTTCATCCACTGTCCAACTGAGAACGAGCCCGACTTGGCTCAGTGTTTCTTCTGCTTCAAGGAGTTGGAAGGCTGGGAGCCAGATGACGACCCTAT AGAAGAACATAAAAAGCATTCATCTGGTTGTGCTTTCCTTTCTGTCAAGAAGCAGTTTGAAGAATTAACCCTCAGCGAATTTTTAAAACTGGATAAAGAAAGAGCCAAGAACAAAATTGTATGTATTACTGGGAATAAGAAGCAAGCACAAATCCTGTTCGGCATCTTTAATGCTAAACTCCCTAGCCCGCCACAAGCACTGCATAGACGCCTTTCCTCA gcaaaggaaaccaacaataaacagaaagaatttgaagaaactGCAAAGAAAGTCCGCTGTGCCATTGAGCAGCTAGCTGCCTCGGAGTGA